One genomic segment of Myxococcales bacterium includes these proteins:
- a CDS encoding DUF559 domain-containing protein, producing MTWRGLLEIWRRDDSLRRLGYRVLRVGAEEVRADVHEVVARVREVIAQG from the coding sequence GTGACCTGGAGGGGTCTGCTCGAGATTTGGCGGCGCGATGACTCGCTGCGTCGGTTGGGCTACCGCGTGCTGCGCGTCGGGGCGGAAGAGGTGCGGGCGGACGTGCACGAGGTCGTGGCGCGGGTGCGGGAGGTCATCGCTCAGGGGTGA